The Gemmatimonas phototrophica region CCCCGCGGGTCCTCGATGCGAACCGGTGCGTCAGCTATCTCACCATTGAGCACCGTCAGAGCATACCCGGCGCGCTCCGCGAGTCGATGGGCGGGCTGCTGTACGGTTGCGACATCTGCAATGATGTGTGTCCGTGGAACCATAAGTTCGCGCGCGATGCGATGTTTTCCGAGTTCGCGCCACGCGACCTGTTTGCCGAGTCGTACGACCGCGAGGGCGCTCGCGCGCTGGCCCGCGAGCTCCTCATGATGTCGCCGGCCAATTACGCGGCGGCCTTCAGGGGCTCAGCGATCAAACGCGCCAAGCTGTGGATGCTGCAGCGCAACGCGTGCGTCGTGCTCGGCAACATTGGCACCGAAGAAGATCTCGCGGTATTGGAGGCGATGTGCCAGCACAAGCATGAACTCGTGCGCGAGCACTCACAGTGGGCGGTGGCGCACATCAGGCAAGGATCGGGAAACCATCCCTCGCGCTGATGGCCGGTCGTTGGGGTTCCACCAGGATTTCCCAGCCAGCGTTCGCAGGACCAAGAGCAATTCGCCTGTCTACTCGTGCCGAATCGCGTCGATAGGACTCAGGTGCGACGCCCGACGTGCTGGATACGTGCCGAATACGAGGCCGATGATCACCGCCAACGTGGCCGACATCACCAGCGTCCACGGCGAAATCACCACCTGCAATCCCTCCGCGTCCACCATCAGGTGCATCACGCCCACCGCCAAGGCGGCGATGGATAGTCCAAGCACAACGCCGAGCCCACTCCCCACGGCGGAGATGGCCACCGCCTCGGTGAGGAACTGGACGCGAATATCTCGCACATTGGCCCCAATCGCCTTCCGAATGCCGATCTCCCGGGTGCGCTCGGTCACACTCGCCAGCATGATATTCATGATGCCGATCCCCCCGACGAGCATCGAGATTCCCGCCAGCAATCCGAGAAACAGCTTCATGATGAGAAATGCCCGCGCAATCTCGGCGAGTTCGGCCTCAGCGACGATAATCTCGATGCGATCCTCCCACCGCTGAAATCGGAGTGCGAGCCAGTCTTCGATTTCACTCGTCAGCGTCGCCACGGCATCGACCGAACGGGCCTTGAGCGCAATTGACGGTGCCCCGGCGACCGCCGAATTACCCAGGGTCGCTGCCGCCCCCGCGTAGGGAATTCGTGCCGAGTAGCCGCGCTCGCCTTGGCGGGCGGCAAAAACGCCGATGACCACGCGGGGGAGGGGACCGACCCGTACCTCCTGGCCGATCAACGAAGTGGCGGGCCGGCCGTCAGCCAATTCTTCCGCGAGGCGCCACGAGAGGACCACCACCGGCGCGTTGGCGAGTGCCTCGCGTGGGGTGAATGATCGGCCGTCCGCCAGTGGACGTCGATCGGTAATGGCGATGTCTTCGGTGACGGCGGCGATGGTCGCTTTCCGTTGCTTGCCACTCCCCGGCCAGCTGACCCGTGCAGATCCACCTCGACTCATGACCGCGGCCTGCGCCGAGGGCGTCTCACGTTTCAGAGATGAAAGGTCGGCCAACGTCAACACAAGGGGATTGCGTACCGGCTCCCAACTTCCGTCAATGAGGCGAAACGTGCGCGGTTCGATCGTGACCGATTGCACATCGGTCACCCGGTCGATTTCGCTGCGGACGAAGGCTTGCATCGCATCGCCGAGCGAGAGGACGGCGACGAGAGCGGCGACCCCGATGATGACCCCCAACGTCGACAGGAGGGTGCGCAGCGGGTTCTCGCGAAGCGCACCTAGACCAACGGCGGCGGCAGATAGCGATGGGGGAAGCATTGACTACCCCGTACGGCGGCTGGACCCGGCGGGTTCCAGCGGTCTGCGAGCGCAATCGAGTGGGACCGATACCTCACGCAATGATATCGTGAATCACCTTGCCGGCCACGTCGGTGAGCCGGAAGTCGCGACCGCTGTAGTTGTACGTCAGCTTCTCGTGGTTGATGCCCAACAGGTGCAAAATGGTCGCGTGCAGATCGTGAATGTGCACGGGGTTCTCCGCGACCTTGAAGCCGAAGTCGTCGGTGCGGCCATAGGTCATACCTCCCTTCACACCGCCGCCCGCCAGCCAGATGCTGAACCCGTGCGGATTGTGATCGCGCCCGTTCGTGACGCGGCCACCCGCGCCGCCGCCGCCGGTCTCCAGCACCGGCGTGCGTCCGAACTCGGTGCCACACACCACCAGCGTGTCATCCAGCAGTCCGCGTGACTTGAGATCTTTCACCACGGCGGCGAAAGCCCGGTCGGAGTGCCTAGCGTTCACGCGGTGGCGGTTGATGTCGTCGTGGTGGTCCCACGGGTCACCCTTGGCGTAATAGACCTGCACCATGCGCACCCCTTTCTCCACGAGCCGCACCGCCATGAGACAGCCGCGCGCCGTGCTTCCCGGGCCATACAAACGCTGCGTCGCCTCGCTCTCCTTGCGAATGTCGAAGACGTCAGGCGCTTCCGTCTGCATGCGATAGGCGGTTTCCATGGCCTTGATCGCGCCCTCCAGCTCCTCGTCGTTCGGCCCCACGCGCTGCATGCGCAGGCGATTCAACTTTTCCACCAGATCCACTTCCTTGCGCTGGTCAGTAAGCGACGTGGAGTCGGAGTGGATGTTGGGAATGAGCTCGTAGGGGTCGAACTCTTCCTCGAGCCGTGGCGCCTTGTCGGCGATGAACGTGCCCTGGTGCATGGCGGGGAGAAAGCCGTTGCTCCACAGTGGCGGCCCCACCACGGTAGGCTGATCGGGACAGAGCACCACGAACCCGGGGAGGTTCTTGTTCTCGGTGCCCAGCCCGTAGGTAAGCCAGGCGCCCATGGATGGCCGCCCGGGCTGGATGTGCCCGGTGTTCATGATGAGCAGCGACGGCTCGTGGTTGGGGATCTCCGTGTGCATCGACCGGATGACGCAGATGTCGTCGGCGATCGACCCCACCTCCGGGAACAGCTCGCTGACTTCGAGACCGGACTTCCCGTAGCGCGAAAACTTGAACGGCGACTTCATGAGCGAGCCGGTCTTCCGCTCGGTCTTGATGGCGTTCGGAATGGGCTTCCCGTCGTACTTGTCCAGCTCAGGCTTGGGGTCGAAGGTGTCCACCTGCGACACGCCCCCATTCATGAACAGAAAGATCACGTGCTTGGCGCGCGGCTTGAAGTCGGGCTTGATCACCCGCTCGCCCATCGAGGAAAGCACGGAGCTCGACGCCTCCGCGATGGACGCGCCCACCATCTGCGCGAACGCCATCATGCCAAACCCGGCGCCCATCGTTCTGAGCGCCTCGCGTCGCGTGCGCGGCTGCGAGTTTACTCCGCAGCCATCGTCATGCCCGCCCGTCCCGTGCCCGTGTGCCATATGGTGCTCCTTGAAAGCGCGTGTCAGTCGATGAAGCGGAATTCCGCCGCGCTGAACAGCGCCCGTGCGTATTGCGTCCACGCCTTCATGGACACCCGGCGCGCGAGCAGGTCCTTCTTCGCCTGCTCGGCACCACCTCCAGCCCCCGCGACCTTGGCGGTAGCGGTCGTTGAACTCTGCACCTTCTTGGTCTCAGCCTCGGCCTTCGCTGTCTCGCTTGCCAGCAGCGACGCGCGCTGCTCGGCGAGAAATCCAAGCCCGAGCACGATCTCCTCTTCGACCGCGTCGCGACCGTAGAGCAAAGGATAGGCCGCACGGATCATGGCGCGATCGTCAAAATGCTTGGGCGGGGGAGGACCAGCCGCGTCGGCAGCCGTGTCCGCGGCGGTGGTTGCCGCTTTCTTCAGTGCCGTCCGGCGTGGGGGCGCGGCTCCGGCGGTGCCAGAGTCTTTTGCCACGACAGGCGCCGCCGCCGAGTCGGCCAAGCGCCGCACCAGGGCCTGTGCCTGTCGCAACACGAACGGCGAGTTCATGAAGTACAGGCTTTGCAGCGGCACGTTGGTGGCAAATCGCCGCTCGGCGCTCAGGCTCGGGCTCGGGAAGTCGAACGTCTGCAGGAAGATGTGCGGCTGGAAACGACTCACACTCGAGTACAGCGTACGGCGATTGTTTTTCTCGTCGTCGAGTTCGAGCGACGGCCCGCCAATGGAGTCGGCGAGTTCACCAGACACCGCCAACAGCGCGTCACGAATGCCCTCGGCGCTGAGGCGCTGTCGGTTGAATCGCCAAAAGTTCTGGTTCTCGGGATCAATGGTCGCCGCCTTGGCATCGTGGTCCGAGGCCATCTGGTAGACCGAGGAGAGCATGATGTCCTTGTGCAACCGCTTGATCGACCGCCCGTTCGCAACAAACTGTGTGGCCAGGTACTCCAGCAACTCGGGGTTGGTGGGGCGCGCCCCTGCAAAGCCGAAGTTGCTGGGCGTGCGCACGATGCCAGCGCCCATGTGCCAGCCCCACACGCGGTTCACGATCACGCGCGCGGCAAGCGGATGCTTGGCGATGTCCTGAGCCAGCTGCAGCCGACCACTGCCCTCTTTGTAGACCGTAGCCGTGCCGTTCTGCAACACGAGTGGGAAGCCGCGCGGCACGCGCTCACCTAGGTTGAGCGGGCTGCCGCGGATGTGCAGCGCGATGTCTTCGAGGGACTCCTTTGGCTTGTCCTTGACGCCCATGACAAACGGGATGTCCGGCAGTTCCTTCTCGAGGCGCTTTACCTCTTCGCGCATGGCGGCGAGGTGGTCGGCGGCAACGCGGCTCAATTGACGTTCCAGCCCCCAGCCGTTGAAGCGCAGCAGCGCCGGCTTGGGGAAGAACGTGTCGAGTTCGTTGTCGAGATCGAAGGCGTAGACGTCGAGGTACAGGTTGAACCGCGACCGATCCATCGTCGCGAGCTCAAGCTGGTGCTGGTCGAAGAAGCTTTCGAAGCCGTTGGGCATCGGAATGGACTTCACTTCCTCGAGCGGTGTGCCCTTGGCGATGATCTTCTTGTTCTTCTCCTCGAGCTTCTTCTGCTCCGCCGTCACGTCGAGGAGCAACCGTTGGAAGGCATCGGCCAGCTTCTGCGCCTTCTTCTTCGCCTCGGCCTTGGCTTCGTCAGTCGTACCCACCGGCTCGGCGATCATCGCCTGCCAGTCCGTCAGGAACGGGTAGTGCTTTGGCGGATCGTTCAAGAAGTCGATCCACCGTTCAAGTGTCTCCAGGTCGAGACGCGCCTCGAGGGCCGCGCGCTCCTTGGGAAGCTGCTCGCGGCCGGTCACCTGCCACGCCGCCATCATGTACTTGGAAACCTGCAGCGTGAGTACGCGCGCGAGCTGGTCAGACTCGGTGCGCATGTACTCACCCATGCCCTCGTTGAACTTCTTGATGAACTCTTTGTCTTTCTTGTATTTGTCGGCGCGAACCGAGTCGGCGATTGGATACTCGTGGTAATTGGCGTTGTTGAAGACGCCGGCCAACGCGTAGTAGTCGTGCGTTCCGATGGGGTCGTACTTGTGGTCGTGGCAGCGCGCACAGCCGACGGTAATCCCGAGGAAGCCGCGTGTGGTTACGTCCACGCGGTCGTGGCGTTCGTCCGCGCGCGCCACCGGGGGATCAGCAAGGTCGTAGTACCAGGGACCCTGACCGAGGAAGCCGAGGGCCGGGAGCAGATCTTTCCGGCGGTTCTCGGGCATCTGGTCGGCCGCCAGGTGCGCCATGACGAGGGTGTCGTACGCCATGTCCGCATTGAGGGCGTCAACCACCCAATCGCGGTAGACATGGGCCATGGGGTATCGCTCTCTACCCGAGCCGTCCATCGCCAAACCGCGGGTGTCATCCTCGGCGTAACGCGTGACATCGAGCCAGTGCCGCCCCCATTTCTCACCGTAGTGTTCGGAGGCGAGCAACCGGTCCACCACCTTTTCAAAGGCGGCGCGGGCCGTGTCGGCGAGGAAGGCTTCAACCTCTTTCTTCGTGGGCGGGAGCCCGATGAGGTCGTAGGTCGCCCTACGGATAAGCGTGCGCTTGTCGGCGGCACGGGCGGGGGTGAGCCCGCGCTGCTCGAGCTGCGCGAGCACAAAGCGATCGATGTCAGTCTTGACCCACTCGGTGTTTTTCGGCGTGGGGACCTTGATGACCGGGTGCGGGCTGAACGACCAGAATTCGCGCTCCGCCTTGGTGGCGGCGCGGCGCGGCACGGCAATGGGTGCTTCGGTCTTCGCCCATTCGGCGCCGGCCTGGATCCATTCGACGAACCCCTGGATTTCTGCGTCTGACAGCTTGGCGGCATTGCGGGGCATGCGCAGCTCTTCGCGCTCGTGCCGCAGCGCCGAAATGATGAGGCTCTGCTCAGGGTTTCCCGGAATGACCGCGGGTCCGCGGCCGCCCCCCTTGAGGATGCGCTCGCGCGAGTCGAGCCGCAGGCCACCGCGCTCCTCGTTGGTATGACACGCGAAGCACTTCTGTTCGAGCACCGGGCGGACCTTGTTAGCGAAGATCCGGGCGCCGGGTGTCATGCCGCCTTCGGCTTCTCCCGATACCGAGGCAGCAAGCACGATTTTGGGTGCGGCCTCTGGCCATGGCGCACCCATTTTTACCCACTCCACCAGCCCTTCGATTTCGCGAGGCGAGAGGGGGGGCGCGTCACGCGGCATCTCCATTTTCGCGATCTCGTGCCGGATCGCCTTAATGAGCAGGCTGGCGTTTGGGTCGCCGGGAACAATGGCCGGGCCCGACTTGCCGCCGGCGAGGAGCTCGGCCCGCGAGGTGACCCGCAAGCGGCCGCGCGTGCGCGCTTCCGAATGGCACTCGGCGCACTGCCTGGCCAGCACCGGTCGCACCCGGGTCTCGAAGAAGTCGTCGTTTGACTGCGCCGCGGCCGGAGTGGCAACCGCCGTACCGGCTGTGACGGCTGTGGCGAAGGACGCGACGAGCGTGACAAAGGACTTCATGGCTGGGCGCCGTCCAGAACGGGGGTAGGGCTCGGCCGGCAGCGGCTCGAGATAAGTCAGGAATACGCGCTTTAGCAGTCGGCTGTCAAATAATGAAAAGTTCACCGTGCCGAACTCAGCCGGTGGTTGGTACGGCTCGACAGGTCTCGTTCCCCGCTGCGTCCACCGCGCACACGGTGAGTCCGCCGGCATTCGCAGGGACCAGTGCACGCCAGAGATACTCCCCGTACCAAACAAGCGGCGTCACGCCCGCGCCGGCGGGGGTGCTCCAGCGCACTTCAACACGTTTCCACTCAGTGGGCAGCGTTGGGCCTTTGCGGTCGTGGACACGCGCGCGAACAAGGACACCGTTGGCCGACGGCGCCTGCGCGACCGGCCCCACGACCGGCGGGGCACCATCGGGCGAGAGCCCCCGGCCAAGAAAGATTCGCTCACGCTCGGCGCCCTTCACTTCGCCCTGCGCCTGCACAACATCTAACCTCCCGTCGCCGTCCAGGTCGCCCAATGCCAGCCCAAGCGTGCCCGGGGTGCTGTCGCCCACGAAGACCTGATTGGCGGTGCGAAGATGGCCTTTGCCGTCGTTCAGCAGGAGCCGGTCCGGTCCGCTCAGCGAGCCGATCACGAAATCCGCGTCGCCGTCTGAGTCGGCATCAAGGAACGCCACGACGTTGTCGTCCTCACCGATGTTCTCACTCGCAGGCCACCAGCTATCGGTCATGTCGAAGAAGCGGCCTTTCCCGTTGTTGCGGAGCACGTGCTCCCGACGGCTGGAGCCGTTGCCACCGACGATCTCACCGTCGTTCACGGTCACCAGATCGAGGAAGCCGTCGCCGTCGAGGTCCATTGCCTCGTACTCGTAGTTGTTGGTGTACTGCGGCAGCGCACGAGGATCGTTGGCGAACATTCCCGCCCCATCATTGCGATAGAGCGAGCCGCCGCCGCAGCGCTTGCAGGAGACCAGCACATCGAGGTCGAAGTCGTTGTCCACGTCAACGAATTCCAGGTCCCACGAAAAGCGAATCAGTTCGTCGGGAAGACGCGCGGCGGTGACGTCGGTGAAGCGCCCCGCGCCGTCATTGAGCCAGAGCTGTACCCGGCCGCCCGCATTGCTCATGTTGTTCCCCGCCCCCCAGTCGGCGAGCACTAGATCGAGGTCACCATCGCCGTCCACGTCACCGGGCTCGGCGTCGCCCACGCTGAGCAACACGGCGGGCAGGTGAGACGCGGTGCGTTCAACGAATCCTCCGGAAGCGGTTGCCAGGTACAGCCGGCTCTGCGTCTGATACGTTGTCCCGACAAAGACATCAACCCGACCGTCGCCGTTGAAATCGCGCGCCTTCACGACGCGGGCAATGTCCGGCGTGGTCCCGAACACCTCCGTGGTCCGTTCGACGAACGGCTTCCCCGGACCCATGTTGTAAAAAGCCCGGTTGAGCTCCGGCGTGCCGGGCGTCGAGTAATCGCCGCCATTCGCAAAAAGGAGATCAAGCCGTCCATCACCATTGAGATCCGCCAGCTCAACTTTGTTGGTCCACTCGGCGGTGGGAGCGAGCAGCGCGTCCGTCGCTTCGACCCAGAGCGCCCGGGGGACGGAGGGCTGGATCGCCGAGGCGTCCGACCGGCCAGTCACGGTGCGCGGTGCACAGGCCGCCGCGAAGGCTAAGGCCGCCGCCGCGAGAGCGAGACGACGGGGCACAGTGGGCAGGTAGTGGATTGGCATTCTTGGCAACTCGATGGGGGGTCGGTTGACAATACGGCCCGCGTATCGACCGCGCGACGTTGGTGTGCGTTGCGAGAAGTTCATCTCCGGGTTTTGCGTGGCCACTTTACAATCAAGATTTCTTGATATATTTATCCCTTGTGACTGCTACCCCTTCTTTGGATCACGGCCGCGCTGCCGAGCTCTTTCACGCATTGTCCGACGAAACCCGCCTGGGGATCCTCGCATTGCTGCGTGACGGCGAGCAATGCGTGTGTGATTTGCAGTCGGCGCTGCAGGCTGCGCAATCGCGGTTGTCGTTTCACTTGCGAGTGCTCAAGGACGCCGGCCTGGTGTCCGACCGCAAAGAGGGACGCTGGTCGTATTACACGCTGGAAGCCGAGGCGCTGGGTGAAGCCCACGATCTGGTGCGGGTGCTTGCCAGCGTGAAGCCAGCGACCGAGACAGCCCCGGTGGCGGGCAAGCGACGCCTGGCGGTCCTGGGGAGCTGCTGCGGGTAGTTCGAAACACGACGTTGAGTCAGAACCCGGGCGCACTTCGGCGCCTGTTTTTGGCCTAAACGCATCAACATTTTTTGCTGGGAGAGAATATGTCCAATATTCAGGAAGTTGTTCAGGCGCGGTACGGGGAAGCGGCGCGGCGTGTGCTGGCTGTTGCCGACAACGATCTCTCCGCCGACGGTGCGGCCAGTTGCTGCGCGCCGTCCTGTTGCGGCGGGAGTGCTTTCAACGGGACCGTCGATCCGATCACCAGCAATCTGTACGTGAGCGGCGAGACGGATGAGCTTCCGTCAAATGCCGTGCTGGCCTCGCTGGGATGCGGCAATCCCACGGCACTGGCCGAACTGCGCGCCGGCGAGACGGTGCTCGATTTGGGGTCCGGTGGTGGCATTGATGTGCTCCTGTCAGCCCGGCGCGTTGGCCCCACCGGAAAAGCCATCGGCCTCGACATGACCGATGATATGCTGGAACTCGCGCGGCGAAATGCAGCCGAAGCGGGGGTGAACAACGTGCAGTTTCTGCGCGGACGGATTGAAGAGATCCCCCTGCCCAGCAACTCAGTCGATGTCATCATCTCGAACTGCGTGATCAATCTCAGCGGCGACAAACGCACGGTGCTTGCCGAGGCGTATCGTGTGCTCAAGCCTGGCGGTCGTTTCGCGGTCAGCGATGTGGTGGTGCGCGGTGCGGTGCCCGCCGACATGCGGAAGTCCATGGAGCTGTGGGTCGGGTGCGTGGCCGGTGCGCTGGAGGAGCAGGAGTTTCTGGGGTTGCTGCGCGAGGTGGGGTTTGATGCGCCCAGCATTGAACCCACCCGGGTATATCGCAGCGAAGACGCCCGCGTATTTCTCGAGGGAGCAGGCATTCCGGTAAACGAGGCCCTCGAACATCTTGATGGGAAGTTCATGGCGGCCTTCGTACGCGCCACCAAACCTCTCACGTGAGCCGTTCGATGAGTGAGACGCTCTCCCTGTCGGTGCGCACGGCGCGTGAGGAGGATCTGCCCTCCATTGAGGCGCTGCTCCGCGACTGTGCACTGCCTACCGACGGGGTGGCACCACTCCTCATCGCCAGCCCGGATCAGTTTGTGGTGGCGACGGACCAGCGGAATACGCTGGTCGCGGTAGCCGGTGTGGAGGGCACGGGCGCGCACGGCCTGCTCCGATCGGTCGCGGTGCATCCCCAATGGCGAGCCCATGGTGTGGGCAACCGGCTCGTACAAAGGCTCGTTGAGCGAGCCGATGCTGACGGTCGGCGCGCGCTCTATCTGCTCACGACAACCGCCGAGCACTACTTTCCCCGCTTCGGCTTTGTACCGATTGGCCGGGATGAGGTACCACCCGATATCGCCGCCACCGTTGAATTCACGAGTGCCTGTCCGGGGTCAGCCATTTGCATGGTGCGGTACCACGGCGGGGCGCGCGGATGATTCGCGTCGCCACGTCTGCTGATGTCTGCATTCGCGCCTCCACCTACCGGCCGCGCGAGCGTCTCACGGCGTAGATTCTTCGCATGAGACACCATGCTCGAATTCGCGTTGCGCTGGGGGCGCTCCTGCTGACGACCGCCACAGTCACCGGTTGCACTCCGTTCGTACGGCGTGGGTCGCCGGCAGACGCCAAGGACTCCGCGCCGCTGCGGGTCATGACCTTCAACATCCGCTACGACAATCCCGGCGATGGTGTGAATGCCTGGCCCAACCGCAAGGATTGGGTGGCGTCGCTCATTCGGTATCACGGCGCCGATGTGATTGGTGTGCAGGAAGCGCTGTTGCACCAACTCACCGATCTGGACGCGCGCCTGCCGGGTTTTGCGCGCGTTGGCGTGGGGCGTACGGATGGGAAAACGAAAGGAGAATTCAGTGCCATTCTGTACCGCGCTGATCGCCTGACGCTCAAGGACAGCGGCACCTTCTGGTTATCGCCCACGCCGGACGTTGCCGGCAGCAAGGGATGGGACACCGCTATAGAGCGCGTGGCCACCTGGGCGCATTTTGCCGATCGCCGCACCGGGTGCGAATGGCTCCAGCTCAACACCCACTACGATCACATTGGTGAGGCGGCACGCCAGGAAAGTTCACGGCTCATTCGCCGTCGACTGCTGACGCTGGCCAAGGGGAAACCAGTGATCATGACGGGCGACCTCAATACGGAGCCCACGCACGCGCCCTATCGTATTCTCACGACGGAATCGCTCCAGGACGCCGTGGCTCCACTGGCCGACGCGTTCGTCACCAGCCGCACCGGCAGCTACGGCCCCACGGCCACGTGGAACGCCTTCAAGGCCATCGAAGCGAATCGGCGCATCGATTACATCCTGGTCTCGCCCTCCGTTGCGGTAGAACAGCACGCCATTCTCCCCGACATGTGGGATGGCCGATTCCCGTCGGACCATTTACCGGTGATCGCGGCGATCACCGGCATCTGCCGCTGACTTCGGCAACGCTCACGCCACTCGACGTCGGGTGGCGGGCTATCGGGTGAGCAGTTGCTGTTCGATGGCGCTAACCGCCGCTGGTGCGCCGCCGGCCTCACGAAACGCCGTCGCCACGCGCATGGCACCGGCCTTCCGTGCCATGGCCTCACGAACCGCCGCCCGCAACCGATCCGGTCGCAGTGCGGACGCGGGAAGTCGTGTACCAGCGCCGCAGATCTCCACGCGCCGGGCGACTTCCAACTGATCGCGCCCAAACGGGACCGCGCACACCGGCACGCCGTGGGCGAGCGCCTTTTGTGTGGCGCCCATCCCCCCGTGCGTAATGGCGCACACGGCTCGTGGCAGCAGTTGCGAGTGCGGTACGAAAGGCACCACCGTCGCGTTGGCTGGTACGGTGAACTGTATGGGATCGCCCGCCGGCACCGTGGCCACGACATGGACCGGTTCGTCACGCAGTGCTTCAAGGGCCACCGCCACCAATCGTCCGTCGTCCTGGTATTCGGAACTGGTGGTCACGAGCACGATAGGCCGTGAGATCTGCGCCAACCAGTCCGGCGTCGCCGATGGGGGTTCCCAGGCGCAGGGGCCAATCATGACGACATTGCCGGGCCAGTCGTGGCGCGGATACTCGAACGGTTCGGCCGTCATGTACAGCAACAGCGGGGGGCGCAGAAAGAGGTCGTCGGGGCTGCTGAACGGTGCCAAGCCAACTGACGCGCGTACGGTGTTACACGCCGGCACGATGATGCGCGACACCGCGCCAACCACCACTGGCCGCAACAGGGCATCACGCACACGTCCCAACGGACCGCGGGCGGGTGGCAACCCAGGCCCGAAGGGCGGTACATCCCGGGAGCGCAGCGCCAGCGGATACGGACTGAAGGTGGCCCATGGACCGCCCCAGGCTTCTGCGGCCGCCATCGCGCCCCAGCAATTGATATCCACCACCACCATATCCGGACGCACGTCGGCAATGGCCCGCTGCAGATCGGCGGCATCATGAGGCGCCCGGTCACAGAAGGTGCGCACGGCCAACGAGAGCGCCTGCTGTGGAGAGCGGGCCCGCCAGTCGCCCATGACGCAGGCCTCAATGCGCGCATCGATTGCCGCCGTCTGCACACCGCGCGTATTCATGCGTGGCACTTCACTCGCCAACGTGCGCAGGTGTACCTCATGGCCGCGCTCCACCAACGCGTCCAGAATGGGCGTGAGTGGAAACAGATGCCCTTTGGCGGGCGATGTGTAGGCGAGTATGCGGGGCATGACGCGACCGATCTTCGGC contains the following coding sequences:
- a CDS encoding ABC transporter permease, with the protein product MLPPSLSAAAVGLGALRENPLRTLLSTLGVIIGVAALVAVLSLGDAMQAFVRSEIDRVTDVQSVTIEPRTFRLIDGSWEPVRNPLVLTLADLSSLKRETPSAQAAVMSRGGSARVSWPGSGKQRKATIAAVTEDIAITDRRPLADGRSFTPREALANAPVVVLSWRLAEELADGRPATSLIGQEVRVGPLPRVVIGVFAARQGERGYSARIPYAGAAATLGNSAVAGAPSIALKARSVDAVATLTSEIEDWLALRFQRWEDRIEIIVAEAELAEIARAFLIMKLFLGLLAGISMLVGGIGIMNIMLASVTERTREIGIRKAIGANVRDIRVQFLTEAVAISAVGSGLGVVLGLSIAALAVGVMHLMVDAEGLQVVISPWTLVMSATLAVIIGLVFGTYPARRASHLSPIDAIRHE
- a CDS encoding DUF1501 domain-containing protein, producing the protein MAHGHGTGGHDDGCGVNSQPRTRREALRTMGAGFGMMAFAQMVGASIAEASSSVLSSMGERVIKPDFKPRAKHVIFLFMNGGVSQVDTFDPKPELDKYDGKPIPNAIKTERKTGSLMKSPFKFSRYGKSGLEVSELFPEVGSIADDICVIRSMHTEIPNHEPSLLIMNTGHIQPGRPSMGAWLTYGLGTENKNLPGFVVLCPDQPTVVGPPLWSNGFLPAMHQGTFIADKAPRLEEEFDPYELIPNIHSDSTSLTDQRKEVDLVEKLNRLRMQRVGPNDEELEGAIKAMETAYRMQTEAPDVFDIRKESEATQRLYGPGSTARGCLMAVRLVEKGVRMVQVYYAKGDPWDHHDDINRHRVNARHSDRAFAAVVKDLKSRGLLDDTLVVCGTEFGRTPVLETGGGGAGGRVTNGRDHNPHGFSIWLAGGGVKGGMTYGRTDDFGFKVAENPVHIHDLHATILHLLGINHEKLTYNYSGRDFRLTDVAGKVIHDIIA
- a CDS encoding PSD1 and planctomycete cytochrome C domain-containing protein is translated as MKSFVTLVASFATAVTAGTAVATPAAAQSNDDFFETRVRPVLARQCAECHSEARTRGRLRVTSRAELLAGGKSGPAIVPGDPNASLLIKAIRHEIAKMEMPRDAPPLSPREIEGLVEWVKMGAPWPEAAPKIVLAASVSGEAEGGMTPGARIFANKVRPVLEQKCFACHTNEERGGLRLDSRERILKGGGRGPAVIPGNPEQSLIISALRHEREELRMPRNAAKLSDAEIQGFVEWIQAGAEWAKTEAPIAVPRRAATKAEREFWSFSPHPVIKVPTPKNTEWVKTDIDRFVLAQLEQRGLTPARAADKRTLIRRATYDLIGLPPTKKEVEAFLADTARAAFEKVVDRLLASEHYGEKWGRHWLDVTRYAEDDTRGLAMDGSGRERYPMAHVYRDWVVDALNADMAYDTLVMAHLAADQMPENRRKDLLPALGFLGQGPWYYDLADPPVARADERHDRVDVTTRGFLGITVGCARCHDHKYDPIGTHDYYALAGVFNNANYHEYPIADSVRADKYKKDKEFIKKFNEGMGEYMRTESDQLARVLTLQVSKYMMAAWQVTGREQLPKERAALEARLDLETLERWIDFLNDPPKHYPFLTDWQAMIAEPVGTTDEAKAEAKKKAQKLADAFQRLLLDVTAEQKKLEEKNKKIIAKGTPLEEVKSIPMPNGFESFFDQHQLELATMDRSRFNLYLDVYAFDLDNELDTFFPKPALLRFNGWGLERQLSRVAADHLAAMREEVKRLEKELPDIPFVMGVKDKPKESLEDIALHIRGSPLNLGERVPRGFPLVLQNGTATVYKEGSGRLQLAQDIAKHPLAARVIVNRVWGWHMGAGIVRTPSNFGFAGARPTNPELLEYLATQFVANGRSIKRLHKDIMLSSVYQMASDHDAKAATIDPENQNFWRFNRQRLSAEGIRDALLAVSGELADSIGGPSLELDDEKNNRRTLYSSVSRFQPHIFLQTFDFPSPSLSAERRFATNVPLQSLYFMNSPFVLRQAQALVRRLADSAAAPVVAKDSGTAGAAPPRRTALKKAATTAADTAADAAGPPPPKHFDDRAMIRAAYPLLYGRDAVEEEIVLGLGFLAEQRASLLASETAKAEAETKKVQSSTTATAKVAGAGGGAEQAKKDLLARRVSMKAWTQYARALFSAAEFRFID
- a CDS encoding FG-GAP repeat domain-containing protein yields the protein MPRRLALAAAALAFAAACAPRTVTGRSDASAIQPSVPRALWVEATDALLAPTAEWTNKVELADLNGDGRLDLLFANGGDYSTPGTPELNRAFYNMGPGKPFVERTTEVFGTTPDIARVVKARDFNGDGRVDVFVGTTYQTQSRLYLATASGGFVERTASHLPAVLLSVGDAEPGDVDGDGDLDLVLADWGAGNNMSNAGGRVQLWLNDGAGRFTDVTAARLPDELIRFSWDLEFVDVDNDFDLDVLVSCKRCGGGSLYRNDGAGMFANDPRALPQYTNNYEYEAMDLDGDGFLDLVTVNDGEIVGGNGSSRREHVLRNNGKGRFFDMTDSWWPASENIGEDDNVVAFLDADSDGDADFVIGSLSGPDRLLLNDGKGHLRTANQVFVGDSTPGTLGLALGDLDGDGRLDVVQAQGEVKGAERERIFLGRGLSPDGAPPVVGPVAQAPSANGVLVRARVHDRKGPTLPTEWKRVEVRWSTPAGAGVTPLVWYGEYLWRALVPANAGGLTVCAVDAAGNETCRAVPTTG
- a CDS encoding ArsR/SmtB family transcription factor; amino-acid sequence: MTATPSLDHGRAAELFHALSDETRLGILALLRDGEQCVCDLQSALQAAQSRLSFHLRVLKDAGLVSDRKEGRWSYYTLEAEALGEAHDLVRVLASVKPATETAPVAGKRRLAVLGSCCG